The following are encoded in a window of Solidesulfovibrio magneticus RS-1 genomic DNA:
- a CDS encoding zinc-dependent alcohol dehydrogenase, which yields MQALLYRRSVWRYLACAAAAKLAPRRFFPSLAPLSLETVPFDPPKGWLPLVPRLCGICGSDLGLLRGAESPLLEPYASLPFILGHEMVATLAQDAPELGLAAGARVVVEPGLPCETRNLPPCRSCREGRYNRCERFLDGDLPPGSFLGFTNRAGGAMATRTAAHPSRILPVPEGLADEEAVLTDSLASALQPVLDHYPADGATVLVIGAGIVGQHVVRCLKALGGDFRVLVAARHGKQAELARAGGADDVIAARSRRELAEALGARYLPTTLGGGNIEGGADVVFDCVGGSRTFGDALVALAAGGRYVMVGAGASLTGVDVSSLWFRELTVAGSSGCATGPDPRRGGERVRTSALALELLASGTYPTAGLLSHLFPLARWREAFGAAFDKRASGSVKVAFDLR from the coding sequence ATGCAGGCCCTTCTTTATCGTCGCAGCGTCTGGCGCTATCTGGCCTGCGCCGCCGCCGCCAAACTGGCTCCCCGGCGTTTTTTTCCTTCCCTGGCCCCGCTTTCCCTGGAAACCGTGCCCTTTGACCCGCCAAAAGGCTGGCTGCCGCTGGTTCCCCGGCTGTGCGGCATCTGCGGTTCCGATTTGGGGCTGTTGCGCGGGGCCGAGTCGCCCTTGCTCGAACCTTACGCCAGTCTGCCCTTTATTCTGGGCCACGAGATGGTGGCCACCCTGGCGCAGGACGCGCCGGAACTCGGGCTGGCCGCCGGGGCGCGGGTGGTGGTGGAGCCGGGGCTGCCGTGCGAGACGCGAAATCTGCCGCCCTGCCGCAGCTGCCGGGAGGGGCGCTACAACCGTTGCGAGCGTTTTCTGGACGGCGATCTGCCGCCGGGGTCATTTCTGGGGTTCACCAACCGGGCCGGCGGGGCCATGGCCACGCGCACGGCGGCCCACCCGTCGCGCATCCTGCCCGTGCCGGAGGGCCTTGCCGACGAGGAGGCGGTGCTGACCGACTCCCTGGCCTCGGCGCTCCAGCCGGTGCTGGACCATTATCCGGCCGACGGGGCCACTGTGCTGGTCATTGGCGCGGGCATCGTCGGGCAGCATGTGGTGCGCTGCCTCAAAGCCCTGGGCGGCGATTTCCGGGTGCTCGTGGCGGCGCGCCACGGCAAGCAGGCCGAGCTGGCCCGGGCCGGCGGGGCCGACGACGTCATCGCCGCCCGCTCCCGTCGGGAGCTGGCCGAGGCCCTGGGTGCGCGCTATCTGCCGACGACCCTGGGCGGCGGCAACATCGAGGGCGGGGCGGACGTGGTGTTCGACTGCGTGGGCGGTTCGCGCACCTTTGGCGACGCCCTGGTCGCCCTGGCGGCCGGCGGGCGCTACGTCATGGTGGGGGCCGGGGCGAGCCTGACCGGCGTTGACGTGTCGAGCCTGTGGTTTCGGGAGCTGACCGTGGCCGGCTCGTCGGGCTGCGCCACCGGGCCGGACCCGCGCCGGGGGGGGGAGCGCGTGCGCACCTCAGCCCTGGCCCTGGAGCTCTTGGCCTCGGGGACCTATCCCACGGCCGGGCTGCTCAGCCATCTGTTTCCGCTGGCCCGCTGGCGCGAGGCCTTTGGCGCGGCCTTTGACAAGCGCGCCTCGGGCAGCGTCAAGGTGGCCTTCGACCTGCGCTGA